A stretch of Candidatus Macondimonas diazotrophica DNA encodes these proteins:
- the rnhA gene encoding ribonuclease HI, which yields MKQVEIFTDGACRGNPGPGGWGAILRFGDHERELQGGEPHTTNNRMEMTGAIAALSALKERCDVDLYTDSRYLCDGMSQWLAGWKRRGWRTASRDPVKNEDLWRLLDALEQRHHIRWHWVRGHAGHPENERADALANAAIDALRVDRPASASGV from the coding sequence ATGAAGCAAGTCGAGATCTTCACCGACGGCGCCTGTCGGGGTAACCCCGGTCCGGGAGGCTGGGGCGCGATCCTGCGTTTCGGGGACCATGAGCGCGAGTTGCAGGGGGGTGAGCCGCACACCACTAATAACCGCATGGAGATGACGGGCGCGATCGCTGCGCTGTCCGCACTGAAGGAGCGCTGTGACGTCGATTTGTACACGGACTCTCGTTATCTGTGCGATGGCATGTCGCAATGGCTGGCAGGCTGGAAGCGTCGTGGATGGCGCACCGCAAGTCGGGATCCGGTCAAGAACGAGGATCTATGGCGTCTGCTCGACGCGCTCGAACAACGTCACCACATCCGGTGGCATTGGGTGCGGGGGCATGCAGGACATCCCGAAAACGAACGTGCCGATGCGCTCGCCAATGCGGCCATCGATGCGTTGCGGGTAGACCGGCCGGCATCGGCGAGCGGCGTCTGA
- the dnaQ gene encoding DNA polymerase III subunit epsilon, with protein sequence MRQIVLDTETTGLSVDEGHRIIEIGCVELIDRRLTGRSFHQYLNPDREIDAGAIEVHGITLEQLVDAPRFGEVAGALLDFLGDADLIIHNAAFDLGFLNAELARCRQGIEALERRLDVIDTLVMARQRHPGQRNSLDALCKRYQIDNSQRQLHGALLDAQILAEVYLAMTGGQVVLSLEGQSMAVDALNRESGPVTLHRPEQGRWVVTVLDEQELAAHERMLADLDKASAGRCLWRQLESTPAD encoded by the coding sequence ATGCGACAGATCGTTCTGGATACGGAAACGACGGGCCTGAGTGTTGATGAGGGCCACCGGATCATCGAAATCGGCTGTGTCGAACTCATTGACCGCCGGCTGACCGGACGCTCCTTTCATCAGTATCTGAACCCGGATCGCGAGATCGACGCGGGTGCGATCGAAGTACACGGGATCACCCTCGAGCAGCTGGTTGATGCGCCCCGGTTCGGCGAGGTGGCGGGAGCCTTGCTCGATTTTCTGGGTGATGCCGACCTCATCATCCACAATGCCGCTTTCGACCTGGGTTTTCTGAATGCTGAACTGGCCCGTTGCCGGCAGGGCATCGAAGCCTTGGAGCGGCGCCTCGACGTGATCGATACCCTGGTCATGGCGCGCCAGCGGCATCCGGGGCAGCGCAACTCGCTCGATGCCTTGTGCAAGCGCTACCAAATCGACAACAGCCAGCGTCAGCTCCATGGCGCGTTGCTCGACGCGCAAATTCTGGCCGAGGTCTATCTGGCCATGACAGGCGGTCAGGTGGTTCTGTCGCTTGAAGGCCAGTCCATGGCCGTTGATGCACTGAACCGCGAGTCGGGGCCGGTCACGCTGCATCGGCCGGAACAGGGGCGTTGGGTGGTCACTGTGCTCGACGAGCAGGAGCTTGCAGCGCACGAACGCATGCTGGCCGATCTGGACAAGGCCAGCGCAGGCCGTTGTCTATGGCGGCAGTTGGAATCGACCCCAGCCGATTAG
- a CDS encoding proton-conducting transporter membrane subunit: MGHDTLPWHLPPGWPLILGALVLAGCPRRLRAWLLPIPALLALMHLDQFNSGTFGQVSLLGKTLVTARLDALSAPFAWLFGFAALAGSIYLRSSPRRLEIAAGLAYAGTAIGAICAGDFITLFLYWELTALASTLLLVRTGAAPDYGVALRYLVIQVISGVLLMGGAVVHVQETGSLAFDALPLGTGAHAWLLAAFAIKATFPLLHGWAIEAYPAASPAGTVFLSAFTTKLAIYTLARGFSGTEALIPIGAVMILFTLIQGLREDDLRRTLVYGLINQLGFMIIMIGIGTPLALSAAVAHAISHVLYSGLLFMALGAVLQSAGTTRISELGGLARQMPWTFGFCLLGTLGMATPLFAGFASKSLILAAAHETHQPMLWELLMAGSVGIFIMAGLKLLYPAFLGPQRQHRKINDAPRAMRMAMLLSTLGLLLLGCRPNLLYQILPYPVDYSLYTVAHVVEQLVLLTSATLIFALLMRWGIWPRQTAMVWDVDTLQRAVPSHWLAYQQRIQDGLAGLIRAIAAVGGIVSRRLRQDQGEESALVRHWQTGSMALWVAIFLSGYLLLYFF, from the coding sequence ATGGGTCACGACACGCTGCCTTGGCATCTTCCCCCCGGTTGGCCGTTGATTCTGGGCGCCCTTGTGCTTGCAGGATGTCCACGCCGCCTGCGTGCCTGGCTGTTGCCGATACCCGCCCTGCTGGCCTTGATGCATCTCGATCAATTCAACAGCGGGACATTCGGTCAAGTATCCCTGCTCGGAAAGACCTTGGTCACGGCACGCCTGGATGCATTGTCTGCGCCTTTTGCTTGGCTGTTTGGATTTGCGGCGCTGGCAGGCAGCATCTATCTGCGCAGCAGCCCGCGTCGCCTTGAAATCGCCGCAGGCCTGGCTTATGCCGGTACCGCGATCGGAGCGATTTGTGCCGGTGACTTCATCACCCTGTTTCTTTATTGGGAACTGACGGCGCTGGCCTCGACATTGCTGCTGGTTCGAACTGGCGCCGCACCCGATTATGGCGTGGCCCTGAGATACCTCGTGATCCAGGTCATCTCCGGTGTACTCCTGATGGGCGGTGCGGTCGTCCATGTCCAGGAGACCGGGTCGCTTGCATTTGATGCCTTACCCCTCGGAACCGGCGCCCATGCATGGCTCCTTGCCGCTTTTGCCATCAAGGCGACGTTCCCGTTGCTGCACGGCTGGGCGATTGAAGCCTACCCTGCAGCCTCCCCTGCCGGCACCGTGTTCTTGAGCGCATTCACGACCAAGCTGGCCATTTACACCCTGGCCCGCGGCTTTTCCGGCACCGAAGCGCTGATCCCCATCGGTGCAGTCATGATTCTCTTCACCCTGATTCAGGGGCTGCGGGAAGACGATCTGCGGCGGACCCTGGTCTACGGCCTGATCAATCAGCTGGGCTTCATGATCATCATGATCGGCATCGGCACACCCCTCGCCCTGAGCGCAGCCGTGGCACATGCCATCAGCCATGTGCTGTACAGCGGGCTGTTGTTCATGGCACTGGGCGCCGTTCTGCAGTCCGCCGGGACTACCCGAATCAGCGAATTGGGCGGACTGGCGCGGCAGATGCCCTGGACATTCGGCTTTTGCCTTCTCGGCACGCTGGGCATGGCCACCCCGCTGTTTGCCGGCTTCGCCAGCAAGTCACTGATCCTTGCGGCGGCCCATGAAACGCATCAGCCGATGCTGTGGGAACTACTCATGGCGGGATCGGTGGGCATCTTCATCATGGCCGGACTCAAGCTGCTTTATCCCGCCTTCCTGGGACCGCAGCGCCAGCACCGAAAGATCAACGACGCGCCGCGCGCCATGCGCATGGCCATGCTCCTCAGCACTCTGGGGCTTCTGCTGCTAGGCTGTCGTCCCAACCTGCTCTATCAGATCCTGCCCTACCCGGTGGACTACTCGCTTTACACGGTGGCACATGTGGTCGAACAGTTGGTGCTGCTCACCTCGGCCACGCTGATCTTCGCCCTACTGATGCGCTGGGGAATCTGGCCACGCCAAACCGCCATGGTTTGGGATGTGGATACCCTGCAACGGGCCGTTCCGAGCCATTGGCTTGCTTACCAGCAACGGATCCAGGATGGCCTTGCTGGCCTGATCCGGGCAATCGCTGCCGTGGGCGGGATCGTTTCGAGGCGGCTTCGCCAGGATCAAGGCGAGGAATCCGCGCTGGTCCGGCACTGGCAGACCGGGAGCATGGCCCTGTGGGTAGCCATTTTTCTGTCCGGCTATCTGCTGCTGTACTTTTTCTGA
- a CDS encoding LysE family translocator translates to MEITLHLSQLLAMFGAMVVLAAAPSVSVLTVMTQTTNFGFRLGAWLVLGVVTGDIVFIFLATFALTLLTDRLGTLSDLLRYAGSGYLIWLGITHWRRVGLPAEAIRTHPPGRAASYLAGLLITLADQKAILFYLAFFPAFFDLARVTPVDLALVILICALAVGGTKLGYAATAHVTGRMIGQGMRTGFQRLAACSMMLAGLAILLLE, encoded by the coding sequence ATGGAAATCACCCTTCACCTCTCCCAACTCCTTGCGATGTTTGGCGCCATGGTGGTACTCGCTGCAGCCCCGAGCGTCAGCGTACTGACCGTAATGACGCAGACGACGAATTTCGGCTTCCGGCTGGGTGCTTGGCTGGTCCTGGGTGTCGTAACCGGCGATATCGTGTTCATTTTTCTGGCGACATTCGCCCTGACACTGTTGACGGACCGGCTGGGGACGCTGTCAGATTTGTTGCGATATGCCGGCAGTGGCTATCTCATCTGGCTCGGAATCACCCATTGGCGGCGTGTGGGATTGCCGGCCGAAGCGATCCGAACGCACCCACCCGGCCGGGCTGCGAGCTACCTGGCTGGCCTGCTGATCACCTTGGCAGACCAAAAGGCAATCCTGTTCTATCTGGCATTTTTTCCGGCCTTTTTCGATCTGGCGCGCGTTACTCCGGTCGACCTCGCCCTGGTGATCCTGATCTGTGCACTCGCCGTCGGCGGAACCAAGCTTGGATACGCTGCTACCGCACATGTGACGGGCAGAATGATCGGCCAAGGCATGCGCACCGGGTTTCAAAGACTTGCCGCCTGCAGCATGATGCTGGCCGGTCTCGCAATTCTGCTGCTGGAATGA
- a CDS encoding monovalent cation/H+ antiporter subunit D family protein — MTAEHALALAIFATPLATPLIAMARNHPNLRETVTLATAAGLWLAVIAIVSAVHGGSQPALQVAQILPGMALAFSAEPLGALFALVAATLWIPTAIYAIGYMRGHHVPNQTRFFACFPLALASAMGIAFADNLFTLFVFYELLTLSTYPLVAHAGNEAAQRGARTYLFLLMGTSIGLLLPALIWTAMATGTLEFRPGGILAGHLPPHSAAILYALFLFGIGKAALMPFHRWLPGAMVAPTPVSALLHAVAVVKAGVFTVLKVTYYIFGLEFLQETGASTILAYVAGFTLVAASLVALTQDNLKARLAYSTVSQLSYIILGAATATAAGIMGGGLHIVMHAFGKITLFFCAGAILVAAHKSRVSELDGLGRRMPLTFAAFAIAAVSVAGLPPGGGTWSKWLLATAAMEDQQPLLLAALLFSTLLNLAYLMPVVGRAFFRPLPAGSAPGISEAPLACLLPLCFTALATLALFFWPDPILALLSPLHPGVFALGP, encoded by the coding sequence GTGACTGCTGAACACGCCTTGGCGTTGGCCATTTTCGCGACCCCGCTTGCCACGCCGTTGATCGCAATGGCCCGCAACCACCCCAACCTGCGCGAAACGGTGACCCTGGCCACGGCCGCGGGGCTGTGGCTCGCCGTCATTGCGATCGTGTCTGCGGTGCACGGAGGTAGCCAACCTGCGCTGCAGGTGGCACAGATACTTCCCGGCATGGCGCTGGCATTTTCGGCCGAGCCTTTGGGTGCCCTGTTTGCCCTGGTCGCCGCCACGCTCTGGATCCCCACGGCGATTTACGCCATCGGCTATATGCGCGGGCATCACGTCCCAAACCAGACTCGGTTTTTTGCCTGTTTTCCATTGGCGCTCGCCAGCGCGATGGGCATCGCCTTTGCCGACAATCTGTTCACATTATTTGTCTTTTACGAACTGCTGACGCTCTCCACCTATCCGCTGGTCGCTCATGCCGGCAACGAAGCAGCCCAGCGCGGGGCGCGCACCTATCTGTTCCTGCTGATGGGCACCTCCATCGGCTTATTGTTGCCGGCGCTCATCTGGACGGCCATGGCGACAGGCACCTTGGAATTCCGGCCCGGTGGAATTCTCGCTGGCCATCTGCCGCCCCACAGCGCGGCAATACTCTATGCCCTGTTTCTGTTCGGCATCGGCAAGGCCGCACTGATGCCGTTTCACCGCTGGTTACCGGGTGCCATGGTGGCGCCCACACCGGTCAGCGCATTGCTGCATGCCGTGGCTGTCGTCAAGGCAGGCGTATTCACAGTGCTGAAAGTGACCTACTACATTTTCGGCCTGGAATTTCTGCAGGAAACCGGAGCCAGCACTATTTTGGCTTACGTTGCGGGCTTTACCTTGGTCGCGGCTTCGTTGGTCGCGCTGACTCAAGACAATCTCAAAGCCCGGCTCGCCTACTCTACGGTCAGCCAACTTTCCTACATCATTCTCGGGGCTGCCACGGCCACTGCCGCGGGCATCATGGGCGGCGGACTGCACATCGTCATGCATGCTTTCGGAAAGATCACGCTGTTCTTCTGCGCCGGCGCAATCTTGGTCGCCGCACATAAGAGCCGAGTGAGTGAGCTGGATGGACTGGGACGCCGCATGCCGCTGACCTTTGCCGCATTTGCCATTGCGGCCGTCAGTGTGGCGGGGCTACCGCCAGGTGGGGGTACCTGGAGCAAATGGCTGCTCGCCACCGCCGCGATGGAAGACCAACAGCCGCTGTTACTGGCTGCCCTGTTATTCAGTACCTTGCTGAATCTGGCCTATCTGATGCCGGTCGTGGGACGGGCCTTCTTCCGGCCCTTGCCGGCAGGAAGCGCCCCAGGCATCAGCGAAGCACCCCTGGCCTGTCTGCTGCCGTTGTGCTTCACGGCCCTGGCCACACTGGCCTTGTTTTTCTGGCCTGATCCCATCCTTGCACTCCTGAGCCCACTGCACCCAGGGGTCTTTGCACTGGGACCATGA
- a CDS encoding monovalent cation/H+ antiporter subunit D family protein — translation MIAPHLPILQVVLPLVAAPLCVLLRREVLAWWLTLATTWVILVNAVLLLDRVALLGPIHYALGGWSAPLGIAYRIDALNGALLLLISATAAVLLPYARRSVLREIGATQAALFYAALLLCMTGLMGMAATADAFNVFVFLEISSLSTYALVAMGQDRRALTAAFQYLIMGTLGGTFILIGIGFMYAATGTLGMADLAEKLPIAENQRAVQTAFAFFIVGISLKLALFPLHLWLPNAYAYAPSVVTIFLAATATKVAVYVMLRFTFDLFGVHHAFSGLTVARVFPTLAGLGIILASIAALYQDNAKRSFAYSSVAQIGYIVLGLALLTPSGLTAGLLHLLNHALAKGALFMALGCLYYRLGSMALPALAGAAREMPLSAAAFVIAGLSLIGVPLTAGFISKWYLLLATLEQDQWLLAGIIVVGSLLALGYVWRVIEQLYFRDSPHDRPAVREAPWSLLIPTWTVIAANVYFGIDSHLTLSLAERAMQALMEAAP, via the coding sequence GTGATTGCTCCGCATTTACCCATTCTGCAAGTGGTGCTGCCGCTTGTCGCGGCCCCCTTATGCGTCCTGCTGCGCCGGGAAGTCCTGGCCTGGTGGCTCACGCTCGCCACCACCTGGGTCATCCTCGTCAACGCAGTACTGCTTCTTGATCGGGTCGCGCTGCTGGGCCCGATCCACTATGCACTGGGCGGCTGGTCCGCGCCGTTGGGCATCGCCTATCGCATCGATGCACTCAATGGCGCATTGTTGCTGCTGATCAGCGCCACCGCGGCCGTCCTGTTGCCTTACGCCCGCAGGAGTGTTTTGCGGGAAATCGGTGCAACGCAGGCCGCACTGTTCTACGCCGCACTGCTGCTGTGCATGACCGGCCTGATGGGCATGGCCGCGACGGCGGATGCGTTCAACGTGTTCGTGTTTCTCGAAATCTCCAGCCTGTCCACTTATGCCCTGGTTGCCATGGGGCAGGACCGTCGCGCGCTCACCGCCGCATTCCAGTATCTGATCATGGGGACGCTGGGGGGGACGTTCATCCTCATCGGCATTGGCTTCATGTACGCGGCCACCGGAACGCTCGGCATGGCCGATCTGGCAGAAAAGCTTCCCATCGCGGAGAACCAACGCGCCGTACAAACCGCTTTCGCCTTTTTCATCGTTGGCATTTCCCTGAAGCTTGCCCTGTTTCCTCTGCATTTGTGGTTGCCGAATGCCTATGCCTATGCGCCATCGGTCGTCACCATCTTTCTGGCGGCCACCGCGACCAAGGTCGCGGTTTATGTGATGCTGCGCTTTACGTTCGACTTGTTCGGTGTCCACCACGCCTTCTCGGGATTGACCGTGGCGCGTGTGTTTCCCACTCTTGCCGGGTTGGGCATCATTCTCGCCTCGATCGCTGCGCTCTATCAGGACAACGCCAAACGCAGCTTCGCCTATTCGAGCGTCGCCCAGATCGGCTACATCGTCCTGGGCCTTGCACTACTCACCCCGTCCGGGCTCACCGCCGGACTCCTGCATCTGCTGAATCACGCGCTGGCCAAGGGTGCCCTGTTCATGGCACTGGGCTGCCTCTACTACCGCCTGGGCTCGATGGCGCTGCCTGCACTGGCGGGCGCTGCGCGCGAGATGCCGCTTTCGGCAGCCGCCTTCGTGATCGCCGGACTCAGTCTGATCGGCGTGCCGCTCACGGCGGGCTTCATCAGCAAATGGTATTTGCTCTTGGCCACCTTGGAGCAAGACCAGTGGCTGCTCGCCGGCATCATCGTCGTGGGTTCGTTGCTGGCCTTGGGCTATGTATGGCGCGTTATCGAGCAGCTTTATTTCCGCGATTCGCCTCACGATCGCCCGGCCGTCCGGGAAGCACCATGGTCCCTGCTGATTCCCACCTGGACGGTCATCGCCGCCAACGTGTATTTCGGCATCGACAGCCATCTGACGCTCAGCCTGGCTGAGCGCGCGATGCAGGCCTTGATGGAGGCGGCGCCGTGA
- a CDS encoding cation:proton antiporter subunit C, which yields MMTVLDHYPYWIVIVLMMTGFYMLIAHANLVLKIIGLNIFQTSVFFLYILLGKVEGGTAPILDPSWTRYSNPLPHVLILTAIVVGIATTALAAALVIRIHRAYGTIEEDEIHRQDDSL from the coding sequence ATGATGACCGTGCTTGACCATTATCCCTATTGGATCGTCATCGTACTGATGATGACCGGCTTCTACATGCTCATCGCCCATGCCAATCTCGTGCTGAAGATCATTGGGCTGAACATCTTTCAAACTTCGGTATTTTTCCTGTATATCCTGCTCGGCAAAGTGGAAGGTGGCACCGCCCCTATTCTCGACCCCAGCTGGACGCGCTACAGCAATCCCCTCCCGCATGTCCTCATTCTCACCGCGATCGTCGTGGGCATTGCCACGACCGCCTTGGCCGCGGCGCTGGTGATTCGGATTCATCGCGCCTATGGCACCATCGAGGAAGACGAGATTCATCGCCAGGACGACAGCTTGTGA
- a CDS encoding Na(+)/H(+) antiporter subunit B — protein sequence MIHDQVILRVTARLLAPIIWLFALYVQFHGDYGPGGGFQAGVLFAVGFILYALTHGLPAAESIIPARCSEAMMPLGVLIYAGVGFSSLLAGGNFLDYGVLAHDPKHGQHLGILIIELGVGITVAGVMIQLFSAFARRA from the coding sequence ATGATTCATGATCAGGTCATCCTGCGGGTCACGGCCCGGCTTCTGGCGCCCATCATTTGGCTGTTTGCGCTGTACGTCCAGTTTCACGGCGACTACGGCCCCGGCGGCGGCTTCCAGGCGGGGGTCCTGTTCGCCGTGGGCTTCATCCTTTACGCTCTGACTCATGGGCTACCGGCAGCGGAATCGATCATCCCCGCGCGCTGCTCAGAGGCCATGATGCCCTTGGGCGTCTTGATTTATGCCGGCGTGGGTTTCTCCAGTCTCCTTGCTGGCGGAAATTTCCTGGACTACGGCGTGCTCGCCCATGACCCCAAGCATGGGCAGCATCTGGGTATCCTGATCATTGAGCTCGGCGTCGGCATCACCGTCGCTGGCGTCATGATCCAACTGTTCTCGGCTTTTGCTCGCCGCGCATGA
- a CDS encoding DUF4040 domain-containing protein has product METLILMVLMSFLGITALAILRLRDGITAVMLSGIYSLLSAGVFVILDAVDVAFTEAAVGAGISTVLLLATLHHTTRVTRPSRNRGAIPLVVVLITGAALVYGTWNMPPYGEASSPANQHVGLRYLEESPKTTGLPNVVTSVLASYRGYDTLGEATVVLTAAVGVLALLGSRRKKVQAHDS; this is encoded by the coding sequence GTGGAAACGCTGATTCTGATGGTCCTGATGAGTTTTCTCGGCATCACGGCGCTCGCCATCCTGCGCTTGCGCGATGGCATTACGGCCGTCATGTTATCCGGCATCTACAGCCTGCTCTCGGCTGGCGTCTTCGTCATTCTGGATGCCGTGGACGTCGCCTTCACGGAAGCAGCTGTGGGTGCAGGGATCTCGACGGTCCTGCTGTTGGCCACCCTGCACCACACCACCCGGGTCACCCGGCCGTCGCGAAACCGCGGCGCGATACCCTTGGTCGTGGTGCTGATCACCGGTGCGGCTTTGGTCTACGGTACCTGGAACATGCCCCCGTATGGCGAGGCATCGTCCCCGGCCAATCAGCATGTGGGTCTGCGCTATCTGGAAGAAAGCCCCAAGACCACCGGTCTGCCCAACGTCGTGACGTCGGTTCTCGCCAGCTACCGGGGTTACGACACCCTGGGGGAAGCCACCGTGGTCCTCACCGCCGCTGTCGGCGTTCTGGCACTGCTCGGAAGTCGGCGGAAGAAGGTGCAAGCACATGATTCATGA
- the mnhG gene encoding monovalent cation/H(+) antiporter subunit G has translation MMAGLLDLLATALLPIGSIFLIIGGIGLMRFPDFLTRIHAAGVCETLGTFTILIGLMMLGGGWLVTVKLGLIFLFLAVTNPVSSHALCHAALHDGTIREHIQKGILSWKR, from the coding sequence ATGATGGCCGGCCTGCTCGACCTGCTGGCCACGGCATTGCTGCCGATCGGCTCGATATTTCTCATCATCGGCGGGATCGGCCTCATGCGTTTTCCGGATTTCCTCACCCGCATCCACGCTGCGGGCGTGTGTGAAACTCTGGGAACGTTCACCATATTGATCGGGCTGATGATGCTGGGTGGCGGGTGGCTGGTCACCGTCAAGCTGGGCCTGATTTTCCTGTTTCTGGCCGTGACCAATCCGGTATCCAGCCACGCCTTGTGTCATGCCGCGCTTCACGACGGCACCATCCGCGAGCATATCCAGAAGGGAATCCTGTCGTGGAAACGCTGA
- a CDS encoding monovalent cation/H+ antiporter complex subunit F, with the protein MASLALKGAVAALLVTMLIGLLRAVVGPTFYDRLLAVNLFGTKTVLLVALLGFVMGRPEWLDIALAYAMINFIGTIAVLRFVQRRDFGDQIAAPDENKDPLP; encoded by the coding sequence ATGGCCAGCCTGGCACTCAAAGGGGCCGTCGCAGCCCTATTGGTCACCATGCTGATCGGCTTGCTGCGAGCCGTCGTCGGACCGACATTCTATGACCGGCTGCTGGCCGTCAATCTGTTCGGCACCAAGACCGTATTGCTGGTGGCGCTGCTGGGTTTCGTGATGGGTCGGCCGGAGTGGCTGGACATCGCCCTGGCCTACGCGATGATCAATTTCATCGGAACCATCGCCGTACTGCGCTTCGTGCAACGTCGCGACTTCGGCGATCAGATTGCGGCGCCTGACGAAAACAAGGACCCGCTGCCATGA
- a CDS encoding Na+/H+ antiporter subunit E produces MAKAVASLLSLAMLWLLLSGHADALLLSLGGLSVLLVWLLSRRMPDDNRIIRPGFGAARYLGWLLKEIILSNLQVSREILRPTLAITPTLARVPATQTTPLGRTVYANSITLTPGTVSIDVDHQDILIHALIREAAESLIEGDMDRRVTALES; encoded by the coding sequence ATGGCGAAAGCGGTCGCCTCTTTGCTTTCCCTTGCGATGTTATGGCTCCTGCTTTCCGGACATGCCGATGCTCTGCTGCTGTCATTGGGCGGCCTGTCGGTGCTGCTGGTCTGGCTATTGTCGCGCCGGATGCCCGACGACAACCGGATAATCCGCCCCGGTTTCGGCGCCGCGCGCTATCTGGGATGGCTGCTCAAGGAAATCATCCTGTCCAATCTGCAGGTTTCGCGCGAAATCCTTCGGCCCACACTGGCCATCACGCCCACATTGGCGCGGGTGCCCGCAACCCAGACAACTCCATTGGGGCGCACTGTGTACGCCAATTCCATCACCCTGACGCCCGGGACGGTCTCGATCGACGTGGACCACCAGGACATCCTGATCCACGCGTTGATCCGCGAAGCCGCCGAATCATTGATCGAAGGTGACATGGATCGGCGAGTCACCGCCCTGGAATCCTGA
- a CDS encoding flavin-containing monooxygenase: MNSDLPRVCIIGAGSSGIAACRNFKAYGLPYVCYESADRIGGMWAFTNKSAANGGSAAYRSLHINTSRTQMGYRDFPMPADYPDFPGHAQVAAYFESFVDHFGLRDTIRLGTTVTRCERRAQGGWTVHLGDGSKAEFDAVVVANGHHWDPLWPKPLPSGRFDGIQMHAHDYVDPANPHDLRGKRVVVVGMGNSAMDIASELGHKENAEAVYLSVRSGTYILPKYLGSKLVYDILLRHPSNHPGLLERLLWSLPDAVFDRLLYPLATLGLNLLVGRPERYGLPRPKGWFGQQHPTISSEIHIRLGSGDVLPKPPIAELLGDRIRFADDSVEAAQAIIYCTGYRIRFPFLDEQLISAPDNDIALYQRMIDPRYPDLLFLGLVQPFCAMMPIADEQSRWMAEYLTGQYHPPTADEMALRMQTEHRRMKRRFVASPRHTIQINCQEYTYRLAQDLAEGRRRARSAANALLVPHQAFPPTAVNALEIAAGLDGSAKAC, from the coding sequence ATGAATTCCGACTTGCCACGTGTCTGCATTATCGGCGCGGGCTCCAGTGGAATTGCCGCTTGCCGCAACTTCAAGGCCTATGGCCTGCCCTATGTCTGCTATGAATCCGCCGATCGCATTGGCGGGATGTGGGCCTTCACTAATAAGTCAGCCGCCAATGGCGGGTCTGCGGCCTACCGCTCACTGCACATCAATACGTCCCGCACACAAATGGGTTACCGGGATTTCCCGATGCCAGCGGACTATCCCGACTTTCCGGGGCATGCGCAGGTCGCGGCATACTTTGAATCGTTCGTCGATCATTTCGGCCTGCGCGACACCATCCGGCTCGGCACAACCGTGACCCGCTGTGAACGTCGCGCGCAAGGCGGCTGGACCGTTCATCTCGGTGATGGAAGCAAAGCGGAGTTCGATGCGGTCGTGGTCGCCAATGGCCATCACTGGGATCCTCTCTGGCCGAAGCCGCTGCCATCTGGCCGTTTCGACGGGATTCAAATGCACGCCCATGACTACGTCGATCCCGCGAATCCCCATGACTTGCGGGGCAAACGCGTCGTCGTTGTCGGCATGGGCAACTCGGCCATGGACATTGCATCCGAACTGGGTCACAAGGAAAACGCTGAAGCGGTTTATCTCTCTGTACGCTCAGGCACCTACATCCTCCCCAAATATCTGGGAAGCAAGCTGGTCTATGACATTCTGCTGCGTCATCCAAGCAATCACCCCGGTCTGCTTGAGCGCCTGCTCTGGTCGTTGCCCGATGCGGTCTTTGACCGGCTGCTCTACCCATTGGCGACCCTGGGATTGAATCTCTTGGTCGGCCGCCCGGAACGCTATGGATTACCTCGACCGAAAGGCTGGTTCGGTCAACAGCATCCGACTATCTCCAGCGAAATTCACATCCGTCTAGGCAGTGGCGATGTTCTGCCGAAACCACCCATCGCCGAGTTGCTGGGGGATCGGATCCGTTTCGCAGACGACTCGGTCGAAGCGGCGCAGGCCATCATCTATTGCACCGGCTACCGCATCCGCTTCCCCTTCCTTGATGAACAGCTGATCAGCGCACCAGACAACGATATCGCGCTTTATCAGCGCATGATCGACCCCCGCTATCCCGATCTGCTGTTCCTCGGGCTGGTGCAACCGTTCTGCGCCATGATGCCGATCGCCGACGAACAGTCCCGCTGGATGGCGGAATACCTCACGGGCCAATATCACCCGCCAACGGCGGATGAAATGGCCCTGCGGATGCAGACCGAACACCGGCGCATGAAGCGTCGTTTCGTGGCAAGTCCGCGTCACACCATCCAAATAAACTGCCAGGAATACACCTATCGACTGGCTCAGGATCTCGCGGAAGGACGGCGCCGCGCCCGGTCTGCAGCCAATGCCCTTCTCGTACCGCATCAAGCATTCCCACCGACTGCCGTTAACGCCTTGGAGATCGCGGCCGGATTGGACGGATCGGCGAAGGCCTGCTAG